The sequence TTGAATCCGaccaattttattcatttaaccGTGAGTAtcagaagtattttttttttttcatagagatTAAAATAAATGCAGCCAAACATCAGTCAACGTAGTCGGTGTTAATTGGTCCTGTGTAATAATGGCATAAAATGTAGTTTGTTATTACACGCACCAGCGTGCTTTTAATTGAAATAAGAAGTTATTCCAAACCCCCTGGTAAATAATATTTGAGTCTTTTAATATTGTCTTTTTCAAGTGTTCACTGATCAGTTGAttatcactgattttttttttattatcttcgTTGATGGCACCATACATTAAGATTAGATACAGAAACTACAAGGACTAATTATCATGTATACGGGTAAGTATATTATTCATGTTTCTTAGTGATTCTATACACGGCTTGGAAAAATAAGATTGAGTCATACATTTTCCTTTTACGTGtaataaaagtgtgtgtgtgtgtgtgtgtgtgtgtgtgtgtgtgtgtgtgtctgtgtgtgtgtgtgggtgctgGTCTTTCTGATCTGAGATCCGCGGGTACTTCATTGTCGCGTCGGTCCAAGGGACTAACAAGTGAATTATTATGTTGTAGGAAAAAGATATATTGTAATATATTCTCcttgattattattatgattgcaTATTAACATGATTGATTATGACAAGTTAATCCCTGCCTTCTTTATTCATTGAAAGTCTCCCTTGGGTTTTGTGATCATCCGGGGATTGTGCCTAACGGTCTTTGGGACTCGAACATCACACGCTTCGGGTCCAAGATAACTCTCGCTTGTGGCAGAGAGTTCGTCGTGAACGGGAGTGCGACAATGCAGTGTATGGGACTACCAGGGCGGTCGACCTACTTCCCTGTTTGGAACACTTCAACTCCGTCTTGCCGTGAAGCCAGAAAGGAGACAAACGGTGTGACGTGCAAATACATTCTACGGTATAATCTTGCCTAATCTCTGATAACCACTGGAGCATTTCAAAGTGATCTGCCACCAATTAGTGTGGAACAATGACAAATGATTGTGACGACATTGAATTAGTACTTCCACATCTGATGGGACAATTGAACTAAGTAACTAAGTCTTATTTCGGTCTTTTATGTTTATGAGAATGATGCGTTTTTGAAAATGCCCCTGGATATTTTTCGCCTTTAttagaaaacatacaaaaagagGTGAAATGTATTTTAATATCAACGAGTGATTCATGACAGATTACTACAGCGCTTTCATCACTACGTTTCAATAAGACAACATTTTAAGTCCGTGAAGTTTCTGAGTGACATTTTATGCTACGCTATGGGACGAATTCTGTTTATGTGGTTGTCactatttttgtgtgtgggtcTTTTGTTTACAGACGATGAGTGGGAAGATGTCAACATCAGCATAAAGCCCACACAAAGTATGCAAAACACGTCTAATGGTAAGTACCAAGGCTTGCAGTTATATAGCTCATCATATCCGCATGAACAAAATTTTTTGTGTTATAACAAATGTCCTaaagattatgattatgataattataatagatAATAATAGCATGCTCATGAAGCACAATCTCTACCAGCCTCTAAGCGCTTTTTGAAAAACcgtgacaacaacaacaaagatgacGTCAAAGATAATATCAATCAATATCAAAAATATTAGAGAGAAATGTTCATCTTCCTCGAAATTCAGTTGTCGTTAATGTGgtattatttcatttgactGCAACGGTTGATTTGAGACATGTTAGAAAACAAAGACAATCACATGattagaccagttcgtaattccactttgcgcatgagcagaaaaagatcatttgtaccaacaggcatttcagtttgtaaattcactgagataagcatctgtgatgcgataATTATTCAtatgatccttatctaaatggtgcttgccagcacatcacctgacagcaagaatggtatttcgcaatataaaaggaaataggctgttattgcattcagtggcgtatctagggaaaacggcgcccggggcaagcacgaaaattgcgcccctaatttctgaaaaagtgttcaaccccaaccccatcccggtagggactttaaacaaagtccacatgatgctttttcaagcacttgaaagggatcttttgagggtgatttaaatgtaatgaatttgatagattttggcgagcgggcgcagcgagcgagccgaaattttttgtatacatggaattcttgtcattttttgcttaccaaatcttacaattctaatcaagatatagtgacagccttatagatatcgatttataccaaaaaactgaggactttaaaaaaatacactaaattagtgcgcgcgagtgagctgaaatttgtaaatgtcctcgtcatcatcacgtattgttcttatctttttttatataaattttggcgagcgagcgcagcgagcgagccgaaaatttttgtatttcagcttacaaaacatggaattcttgtcattttttgcttattaaatctcacaattatagtgacgaccttatagttaacgatttataccaacaaactgaggacttgaaaaaatactctaaattagtacgagcgagtgagccgaaatttgtatattatttctgcgtcatcattacgtttttttcttatatttttttaatttttttttgcgcccccctcccccgtatgttcgaaaccgttggcgtcctcttttattccaatcggcgatcgcttcataacaaatgaaattgcagtcgctgctccgtgtaacatttttcctgctaaatataaaatgacacgagtgaacacaataggcattatcattttgtccgcgtcatcgtcacgttttgttcttatcttcttctttttttttaatacaaattttggcgagcgagcgcagcgagtgagccgaaaatgtttgtatttcagcttacaaatcatgaaactcttgtcattttttgcttattaaatcttacaattctaatcaagatatagtgacggccttatagataacgatttataccaacaaactgcggacttgaaaaaatactctaaattagtacaagcgagtgagccgaaatttgtatatttccgcgtcatcattacgttttgttcttatcttgtttgatttgttgttgttttttgcgcccccccccccccgtatgttcgaaacctttgacgccctcttttgatccaattggcgatcgcttcagaacgaatgaaattgcagccgctgctccgtgaaacattttgcctgctaaatacaaaatgacatgtgtgaacacaatagacactgtcattttgtcatcatcacgttttgttcttaccttcttttttatataaattttggcgagtgagcgcagcgagcgagccgaaaatttgtgtatttcagctcacagaacatggaattttttgtgtgaacacaataaacattgtcattttgtccgcgtcatcatcattttttgttttttcttcttcttttcttttttttcttcttcttcttctttttttcttcttcttcttcgtttttttttttcgtttttttgcgcccccaaggagtggcgcccggggcacgtgccccccttgccctcCCCcaccctagatacgccactgattgcattcaatacaaaacaatgaaatggatgcccgctaaattgtcaactgatggagtattctgatcacctgCTCTAAACGCGAGataattctttgtttgaacatgaattccataaatattGTTACGTCAGGCAAGCTTAGGCATTataccgctttgaaaacgagtgaagtgcctaactaactgagaaaaaagaaatgtcatttgtaccaatgtgtacatgagctaattacgaactggcttattcaatAAAATGCCGACTTCTCTTTTGTGAGCACTCATACACTACAAACAGTTACTGTTGTACTTTGATCACCATGCAAATAAGTCTGATATCTGACAGATGCATGAATTGTTCTGTATATGCATGTACGTATTGTCGAtctggaaagtgtgaaaacTGTAATATTGCACAGAAAAGTGCTGTCACAAAAAGTACAAACTGATTAGGAGATTTTCCATCAACATGTACTAGCATATACTGTATTGCCTGTGTTTTGATTACAATGCACAGGGCATAGACCGACGATTCAAGTTCTGACGTCATTTGGAGAGACAACAGTTACTGTAACTTCTTCGACACGTGAGTTTAGTAATTGATTCAACCCATATAgcaagtgggtttttttttttttactgcatttCCCCTTCTCACTGGCAGTAATTTCGTCAAAACTATTTTGCTGCAATTGATCTACATTTTAGGTAATCCTTTTGTTAACATATTTTTATAGCAAAAGCGAACCACGGGTGACAATTCATGGTAAATTCgacatcattttatttgaatttaaattcaaGGTATGAAAGTGCTACTGCTTTATTTATGATGACAAAAAGTCTGATACTAAAATAACATTGGAATCAATAAAGCGTTTGcccagttctttttttttttatgaaagtttgTGAGTTGAGTTCATATCTAAACAATGAACGCATTATAAGAAGAAAGCAGCAGACAgtaaagacagacagaaagacgaTGCATATTCAAAAGTCAGAATACCCATTGTCCATGAAGAAATGGCAAGTTGTAAtgtgcttttctttttcaagaggGACTGAAGAAAACAGTAGTATCGTTACTGTCATAGAACACATTGCGTTGGTCGAACAGAAatgcattttcttgaaaaagcTCCAATCGTGAATATGGCTTACAAAAGCGATCAAGTACATTACGTCTGCCTATGCAAAATAAACATTTACAGAAAATTTTGTTAATCCTTTATTCGTTTACAGTTTTGTTCAGGTTTGAATGCTCTGCCTGAATGTAAATCAGGGACTTGGGAACTGTTGTGATAAACATTTCGACTACAGTAATCACTTCAGAATCTGCTTATACGAATTTGTGTAATAATTCCCCTATGCTCTTTCCGTCAAGTATGTGAACTTCTATCAGTACAACACTTCAAACCGGGCACGAATAATCTGATTTTCTGAAGTCTCTCATCTCATGCTATCTTAACAGTCACTCGTCAACagcaaaaacaattttttttttatgttagtATACTGCGATAATTCAGCAAAGTGAGAAATCTTGCCAGGTTACAGAGTAGAAATATTTCTCTTCATAATGATTTGATCtgattataaaaacaaacaaacgtaattTCTGCCTATAGTCatcataaagagaaaaaaaaaaactacgagAGCAAATTCTTCCTCCATTGATTTTTAAGGTGACGATGGACTCACTAAATGATTTATCTTCCAGATACCGAACCAGATACCGAACTTGATGAGATGAATTTTATTACTTACATCCTGGGAACCCTTCTTGGTGTTGTTTTCGCCGTGCTTGTCATACTGTCCATGATAATGGCTTGGTGGAAACATCAAAAGAAAAGgtgacttttaaaaaaaaaaaatacaaactatTATATGGGATGTAAGGGAAGGGGGtgtgaatttttgtgaaaactaGTTTGTAAATCTAGGGTGTGGAATCATTGTATGCAACCCAGGAAACAAATAAAGCATATTCAGAAGTGAGTGTACATTACTGAATGCACATGAATGTTGAAGTAAGTTTGCTGATTTGTATTCTTCTCACATAACTATTGGTGGGTGGACTTGTTATCATGAAAACCCGAGTTTCTGGTCGCCAGACATTTTATCATGTTATTATTCCATCTGTCGCCCAAAACTTTCATtgatacagtatttttttcaacatacttTACGAAAACCAACACCAAATCAATAGCAAGGAGCCGCCTATGTATACACAGTCAAAAAACTAAAGAAAAGGATACGGACAACTCAGAAAAACAGGCAAAGACAAAATGATGTGGAGTTGAATTTTGGAGGCTGTCAAGCGAGTGTGAGTGGTTAGACTGCCAATTTGTGAATGCAGGCTTATCATACGAAATAAGTATCTCTCCCAGTCCAAGTCCAAGTATTGAGCCAGCCTTGTGgtattgttttaaaacaataaaagacattcatcttgatttgatttgctgATCTCGTATATATGACTCCTataattttttgaaataaaaattgcatCTTTTAAAGACCCCGTATCGTGGGGATACATGGATTCGAAGGCGGGCCCGGTTCGGGTATATTCGAAAATCCCCGTAACAAATTGTGCACAGTTTTATCACTGATCACTGATGTGCAAGTACATACtcagcctaaaaaaaaaaaaataataaataaataaaaaaaggggggaggggagaagaaAAATCTTGACTGGAATCGTCCCTAAAACAACTGGCTGACGAGCACTATTCGTTGTTTCGAATATGCCTCGGTGGGCAGCGAATTAAGACCGATTCAATCGGACACCTACATTTTCCAGTGTTACCGAGTCTTTAATTATTGAAAATTCTCACCAGTCGTCTGAATAGTGTGCAGGGAGAAAGCCTCGAATGATATAACAATAGGAAGTCAAGCTTACTAGACcttcaaattgaaatgaaccTAATCAAAAGTAAAGTGGCACGGGTGAACACGAAGAAAGGGCAAAATGAATATATCTCTTTTTGTCAGCTCTAGGATTTCCGACTTTATTACACCAAACTACATGGTCACGCGTCAAGCGCTGTTGATACAACGACACTATACTATGCGATTGCGCACCATGATTCTTTTGCAGTTTTTCAAACACTTTCGGTCTGATGTAGGCTTTCTCAGATTTACCGATTTAATACACTAGAAACCCTTCAAACAGTTTTCATCTCCaataattgaaatcacactAATGTTGCATTTGATGTTTATATTGGCCATAAATATAATGTACTTTAATGATGAGCAAACTTTCAGTTTAGTTTAATAACCTCTTAATTGTGGTTTTCATGgaaatttgtatcttttttctttgttccatTTATTGCAGACAGCTGGGGGAAATTACGCATTTGCCTAGACTATAAAGTTTAAAGCCTCTCTTTTGAGTACACACTTTTGCAGAGTGTGTACTGTCTTTCCATTGTTTAAATGTGTTTGGGAAGTCTGTTTACACTGacgtatatatttcattttaaatcttagatTCTGCTCTTCCACAATctactcttaactaaaaatccatgtatgCGACTTTTTAGTGGCTTTgcgatgcacggtcacatgcgtaaaatcataaaattcaaTTTCCCCATTAAATTGCAGACATTGGAGATCCCAAACCTCGCATCAGTCAAATGTTCACCCAAATGGCGGGCAGCTTCAGATGAATCCCATCGACATTTCTGTACAAGAGCCAATCACGACGGATCATACCGTTTTGTCGGACGCTACCAATCCCAGTGCTACAACAGCTGGTAGCTTTTTGCCTCATATTCTGGGCAACACCGTCGGAGACAGAGGGGGCCATCTCGGGCACACTAGTCACATCTACCAAGATGCTGAAGAGATAGACGAGGGGCTTTCTACCTTTATCAGCATAAATCGTGACTTCCCTTGTACAGTTCCTGACGAAAGTCACATAAATACCGGCATCGGCACTTCTTTGACCTCAATGAATATTCCTTCTGATAATGAATATTGTGGCCTGCAGGAGACATCGCTGGACCAACCAGCGTGTGCTTATGGAGATGATAATGACTACCAGGATGTAGAACTTTGTAAATCGGACGGGATGATGAATGGTGCCATTAGATCCACTGGTAAAGCGTGCTTGTTTGATGACAGTTATTACAATTCACTGACGTTATTTCACGATTCATCCGAAATGCCTACAGAAAGCGAGTACGATCACCTCAATCATGCTTTCCCTGACGACAGAACAGGAAGTCGCAACCCTGGTCTGTCACCTATTGGTCAAACTTCACAGCATAAGATCTACCCTGACAGAAAATATAGTAAGCCCTGTTCCAGCAAGGATGCCATAAAAGCCATGCCTTCTGAAGACGTCTTCTACTATCAACTGAATCCGGAGCAACAAAGTGACACTGATACCAACAAGCAACCGCGATGTCCTGATGCCTTCGACTCCGGAGATTATAGTCTGTTGAATCCTGAAAAAGACTTCGCCAATGCTCTTTGTTCCAAGATGATAGAAGGGGACAGCATCAATGATTGTTACGACACCGAGATTCAGAACCCGGAGAGTTTTACGTCAAGATCCCAAACCCGAGAGGACATGTACGCGACGGTGAACAAAACAGTAGGTAACATTTCGATCGTAGAACCGCCACCGTGTGAGGAGCTCTATGCACAGGTGGATAAAACACGAGGAGCTTCTAGGGTTGAGTCAGAGCCAACGATGCAGGAAGAAATCTATATGAACTACACTAATATGTAGGTGGCTATTTGAAAGAATTCGAATTAACGAAGGTGGCacaaatgaaaccatgaattcgaattcacgaaggtggtacaaatgaaaccatggttttaaaccatggtttcatttgtaccaccttcatgaattcgggcctgtGGGTTCTCACAGAATGTATATACCAAAACAGCACATAATCCACAAGTTCTTAGAAAGtataatacattattttgtgattgttattttgaaatctttcactttattgcgaaaatcaatatgcaaattaagatTATGAACGACATTTTATAATAAATCAATAGacaaaattgcaaaagaaacaaaatgattcaaatagcgattattttttttatgtgcgGATGTATCATTATAGTGTTGATGGATATCTTAAAGTTTGATGATGTAATATAGTGTATAAATTCAACCAAGTAGcttattattaacatttttcctttttcctctaAGATTTCATGCTTTCAAGGATTAAGCCATGGTAATAACTGTGCTTACATCCGTGTACATTTACAAAGATTACGGCGTATTATCAGCTTAACTgacaacctccccccccccaaaaaaaaaaaacaaaaacaaaaacaaaaacaaaaacaaaacaaaacaaacaaacaaacaaacaaacacacaaacaaacaaactgaagagCTGTACATTACAGGTCTGTAATAATTTTAAATGAAACGCAGTTTGGAGACTATATTGTCACTATAGTAATCTGTTACAGGGTGATGGGTGACACGAGCAAgacagaaattgaaatgaatgataatagcACTCGGTGAAAATAGTAACCATTACGCTGTTGATGTAATCACCATATACAAGGAAAAATGGATGCATCCGTGTGTAATAAACTTACAAGTTCTCATACTTGATAACCAAATTGTCGCAGTGAGATCAGAATGAATCCATTACTAAACCATGTATTTCATGATTCCATAGATAACGTATGAACTTGACAGAATATCAAACTCATGTtaaattgatacatgtatgtgatgctAAAACCGTAACAATTATAACGTGAGACCAAAAGAATAGGGTATGATTTTAAAGAATTCCATTCACTCACGGTATTGTCTTCATCACTGGACTGGAGTGAAATGTTATCTCGTGTTATCGTAACGATGGACACGCTTGTATGTATGATGGTTGTTTTTTCTATATTAATATGTGTAATGTTTTTAACTGATATATGTTCCGTAATAAAAGAATTAATAAGCTTCTGGAGTGCTTTTCAATGATGAAAAGTTTGTGCCCATTATTACCATAATCCTATTAAAAGAACGGCAAAGAAATCGCCAATTacatacagtccgacctctcctatccggcctccctttatccggatgcGATCTcggcgtgattttttttttttcaatctaataATTACGGGGAAAAGGGGaatttcaaactcaaacaaaattcctagACGAACCCACATGAATTAAATATTATTCTCAATATAATGAAGATACATTTACATCTAATTTTCTTCTAACATGCATTCGGACatttactaccccccccccccaaatcacCGTAGGAACATGGACAAAAAAATTTATCATTAAATC comes from Diadema setosum chromosome 17, eeDiaSeto1, whole genome shotgun sequence and encodes:
- the LOC140240906 gene encoding uncharacterized protein; its protein translation is MQCMGLPGRSTYFPVWNTSTPSCREARKETNDDEWEDVNISIKPTQSMQNTSNGHRPTIQVLTSFGETTVTVTSSTHTEPDTELDEMNFITYILGTLLGVVFAVLVILSMIMAWWKHQKKRHWRSQTSHQSNVHPNGGQLQMNPIDISVQEPITTDHTVLSDATNPSATTAGSFLPHILGNTVGDRGGHLGHTSHIYQDAEEIDEGLSTFISINRDFPCTVPDESHINTGIGTSLTSMNIPSDNEYCGLQETSLDQPACAYGDDNDYQDVELCKSDGMMNGAIRSTGKACLFDDSYYNSLTLFHDSSEMPTESEYDHLNHAFPDDRTGSRNPGLSPIGQTSQHKIYPDRKYSKPCSSKDAIKAMPSEDVFYYQLNPEQQSDTDTNKQPRCPDAFDSGDYSLLNPEKDFANALCSKMIEGDSINDCYDTEIQNPESFTSRSQTREDMYATVNKTVGNISIVEPPPCEELYAQVDKTRGASRVESEPTMQEEIYMNYTNM